A region of Thermobifida halotolerans DNA encodes the following proteins:
- a CDS encoding HipA family kinase has translation MLAEITLTRYVTPLREGGSLPAVVEADDLGTYVIKFVGAGQGRKSLVAEVVSGELARRLDLPVPDLALIHLDPLVARAEPDPEIQELLRASAGLNLAMDYLPGSIGYDPAVHSLAPELAGRVLWFDAFTTNVDRTWRNPNLLLWHGRPYLIDHGASLIFHHNWPGAGSAAARPYSAADHVLATAHPDLVAADAALAPRITRELLTEVTALVPDRWLADEPGFDSPDEVRAAYVRHLLARAADRSWLPETTR, from the coding sequence GTGCTTGCAGAGATCACCCTCACCCGCTACGTCACTCCCCTGCGTGAGGGCGGTTCGCTTCCGGCCGTGGTCGAGGCGGACGACCTGGGGACCTACGTCATCAAGTTCGTGGGAGCGGGCCAGGGCCGCAAGTCCCTCGTCGCCGAGGTCGTCTCCGGCGAACTGGCCCGACGCCTGGACCTGCCCGTCCCCGACCTCGCGCTCATCCACCTCGACCCCCTCGTCGCCCGCGCCGAGCCCGACCCCGAGATCCAGGAACTGCTGCGCGCCAGCGCCGGGCTCAACCTCGCCATGGACTACCTGCCCGGCTCCATCGGCTACGACCCGGCCGTCCACTCCCTCGCCCCGGAACTGGCCGGGCGCGTCCTGTGGTTCGACGCCTTCACCACCAACGTCGACCGCACCTGGCGCAACCCCAACCTGCTGCTGTGGCACGGCCGCCCCTACCTCATCGACCACGGGGCCAGCCTGATCTTCCACCACAACTGGCCGGGGGCGGGCAGCGCCGCCGCCCGCCCCTACAGCGCCGCCGACCACGTCCTGGCCACCGCGCACCCCGACCTGGTCGCCGCCGACGCCGCGCTCGCCCCCCGCATCACCCGCGAGCTCCTCACCGAGGTCACCGCGCTCGTTCCCGACCGGTGGCTCGCCGACGAGCCCGGGTTCGACTCCCCCGACGAGGTGCGCGCCGCCTACGTCCGCCACCTGCTGGCCCGTGCCGCCGACCGTTCCTGGCTTCCGGAGACCACCCGATGA
- a CDS encoding GbsR/MarR family transcriptional regulator, giving the protein MAVSDSPDRAEVLEWVERVSAFLAPDGVPPIAGRVLGWLMVCDPPEQSAAQIGEAIGASRASLTTNLRMLMTMGFVTRRTRPGQRTAHYRLDPGAWHTVVQRQVASIRSYLEVTEDGLNLVGPDSERAARIREAHEVFSWMARVFADAPPPPPPGRKR; this is encoded by the coding sequence ATGGCGGTCTCCGACTCCCCCGACCGAGCCGAGGTGCTGGAGTGGGTCGAACGGGTCTCGGCGTTCCTCGCGCCGGACGGCGTTCCGCCGATCGCGGGCCGCGTCCTGGGCTGGCTGATGGTCTGCGACCCACCGGAGCAGTCCGCCGCGCAGATCGGCGAGGCGATCGGCGCGAGCCGGGCCTCGCTGACCACGAACCTGCGGATGCTGATGACCATGGGGTTCGTGACCCGGCGCACCCGCCCCGGGCAGCGCACCGCCCACTACCGCCTCGACCCCGGCGCCTGGCACACGGTCGTCCAGCGGCAGGTCGCCTCGATCCGCTCCTACCTGGAGGTCACCGAGGACGGCCTGAACCTCGTCGGCCCCGACAGCGAACGCGCCGCGCGCATCCGCGAGGCCCACGAGGTCTTCTCCTGGATGGCGCGGGTGTTCGCCGACGCACCCCCGCCCCCACCCCCCGGAAGGAAGCGTTGA
- a CDS encoding zeta toxin family protein, whose protein sequence is MPEEYALSHERLDYFFERPRRSVRDFVFGEYSATPDDPVLVLLGGQPGAGKSRAVESVKERHPDRLVPIIGDDLRPFHPRYREIVRTDILAMPDATAQASGEWVKRSLEYALQERYSVLLEGTFRNPLMIVQTAQRFKEAGYRVEAIGLAVPERTSLLSTVDRFLKAPETAARWTPAEAHEISYRMVPATLQALEDSPHIQRLDITNRAGEVLFTNTRTPTGGWTDPTPGAAAAAAKRERDAPLTPDTACTWLEAYVAGTTVRPPCLFRPREAVMPRYSRGTPTPVPLGTPEKKRSATQEVGRVGGSPQGTR, encoded by the coding sequence GTGCCCGAAGAATACGCCCTCAGCCACGAACGACTCGACTACTTCTTCGAACGGCCCAGACGCAGTGTCCGCGACTTCGTCTTCGGAGAGTACTCCGCCACCCCGGACGATCCGGTGCTGGTGCTTCTTGGAGGACAACCCGGGGCGGGCAAGAGCCGCGCCGTCGAGAGTGTCAAGGAACGCCACCCCGATCGTCTCGTCCCGATCATCGGCGACGACCTGAGGCCCTTCCACCCCCGCTATCGCGAGATCGTGCGCACGGACATCCTGGCCATGCCCGACGCCACCGCCCAAGCCTCCGGGGAGTGGGTGAAACGGTCACTGGAGTACGCCCTCCAGGAGCGCTACAGCGTCCTGCTGGAAGGAACCTTCCGCAATCCGCTCATGATCGTGCAGACCGCGCAAAGGTTCAAGGAGGCGGGCTACCGGGTGGAGGCGATCGGACTGGCCGTCCCCGAGCGCACAAGCCTGCTGTCCACCGTGGACCGTTTCTTGAAGGCCCCGGAAACAGCGGCCCGCTGGACCCCGGCAGAGGCGCACGAGATCTCCTATCGGATGGTCCCGGCCACGCTTCAGGCCCTGGAGGACAGTCCCCACATACAACGCCTGGACATCACCAACCGGGCGGGGGAGGTGTTGTTCACCAACACTCGCACCCCCACCGGGGGGTGGACCGATCCGACACCGGGAGCGGCCGCGGCCGCCGCCAAACGCGAACGCGACGCCCCCTTGACACCGGATACCGCCTGCACCTGGCTGGAGGCCTACGTGGCCGGTACTACGGTGCGCCCTCCATGTCTGTTTCGGCCAAGGGAAGCAGTTATGCCGCGGTACAGCAGAGGAACCCCTACTCCGGTCCCTCTAGGAACCCCGGAGAAGAAGCGGTCAGCAACGCAAGAAGTGGGCAGAGTTGGTGGCAGTCCGCAGGGAACTCGGTAA
- a CDS encoding SAM-dependent methyltransferase yields MAHGADRTALGPMVIAAVDQHEPRPLVHDGLAARFLPPGVRALVAAARWGRVRRTLVAATERKVPGLWASVLCRKRYADDQLLAAVERGADSVVVLGAGLDTRAYRLPAGARVAVWEVDLPANIDRKRAALRRVYGRVPDHVTLVPADFETRGLGDVLAAHGHRVEEHRTCFVWEAVTQYLTEEGVRATLDVLSAARPGSRLVFTYVREDFLTGRDLHGGGAAHEEYVVERRLWRFGAAPERVASLLAEHGWREVEQMGAREFTDRYLAPAGRDLPVSEIERSVFAERG; encoded by the coding sequence ATGGCGCACGGAGCCGACCGGACCGCTCTGGGACCGATGGTCATCGCAGCGGTCGACCAGCACGAACCGCGCCCCCTGGTCCACGACGGCCTGGCCGCCCGGTTCCTGCCGCCGGGGGTCAGGGCGCTGGTGGCGGCCGCCCGGTGGGGGCGCGTCCGCCGGACGCTGGTCGCCGCCACCGAACGCAAGGTCCCCGGCCTGTGGGCGAGCGTGCTGTGCCGCAAACGCTACGCCGACGACCAGCTGCTCGCCGCCGTGGAGCGCGGGGCCGACTCCGTGGTGGTCCTGGGGGCGGGCCTGGACACCAGGGCCTACCGGCTCCCCGCCGGGGCGCGGGTCGCCGTCTGGGAGGTCGACCTGCCCGCCAACATCGACCGCAAGCGGGCCGCGCTGCGCAGGGTGTACGGGCGGGTGCCCGACCACGTCACCCTGGTGCCGGCCGACTTCGAGACCCGGGGCCTGGGCGACGTGCTCGCCGCCCACGGCCACCGCGTCGAGGAGCACCGCACCTGCTTCGTGTGGGAGGCGGTCACCCAGTACCTGACCGAGGAGGGGGTCCGCGCGACCCTGGACGTCCTCTCCGCGGCGCGCCCCGGCAGCCGACTGGTGTTCACCTACGTCCGCGAGGACTTCCTCACCGGGCGCGACCTCCACGGGGGCGGGGCCGCCCACGAGGAGTACGTCGTCGAACGCCGGCTGTGGCGCTTCGGCGCGGCCCCCGAGCGGGTCGCCTCCCTGCTCGCCGAGCACGGCTGGCGCGAGGTCGAGCAGATGGGGGCGCGGGAGTTCACCGACCGCTACCTCGCCCCCGCGGGCCGCGACCTGCCGGTCTCCGAGATCGAACGGTCCGTCTTCGCCGAGAGGGGCTGA
- a CDS encoding C40 family peptidase, whose translation MATAGGYGAGASGAAATAIAWATQHVGSPYVWGGQCMDPLKTIEGPRGDPTAKDRYHNCDCSSLVQQAYAAAGVSLTRTTTTQFAQDDLLAIEPVNGRGSALTDQDLAALQPGDLIYFASEGAPGAPPTHVGMYLGNRQMIHAPNSRRDIEIIDLKADRGGYYMGGGARYWGTRRVVD comes from the coding sequence GTGGCGACGGCTGGAGGCTACGGCGCGGGCGCCTCAGGAGCCGCCGCTACGGCGATCGCCTGGGCCACCCAGCACGTGGGATCGCCGTACGTGTGGGGCGGCCAGTGCATGGACCCCCTGAAAACCATCGAGGGCCCGCGCGGCGACCCCACCGCGAAGGACAGGTACCACAACTGCGACTGCTCCTCCCTGGTCCAGCAGGCCTACGCCGCCGCCGGGGTGTCCCTGACGCGCACCACCACGACGCAGTTCGCGCAGGACGACCTGCTGGCCATCGAACCGGTCAACGGCCGCGGCTCCGCACTGACCGACCAGGACCTGGCCGCCCTGCAACCAGGAGACCTCATCTACTTCGCCTCCGAAGGCGCCCCCGGCGCTCCCCCGACCCACGTCGGCATGTACCTGGGCAACCGGCAGATGATCCACGCCCCCAACTCGCGACGCGACATCGAGATCATCGATTTGAAGGCCGACCGGGGCGGCTACTACATGGGCGGAGGAGCCCGCTACTGGGGCACCCGGCGCGTGGTCGACTGA
- a CDS encoding transposase, which translates to MRSPTGGAGTGRWSKDCGRPGRLDRRRGRVRARGSGPPGARTWSRRGHTPVSAAPAQQGRVTAAPACHRGGCVSRLFSRTRVEHQKSGENASFTEADSIALLDAAHRRLGGSVVLVWDNLNRHTSAAMRRRLCGRDRLSVVRLPAHSPGLNPVEGVGAVLKRGLGNLAVAHIDELAELVARRLAPVRCRPALIDGFLAGAGLTLEP; encoded by the coding sequence GTGCGATCACCGACTGGGGGTGCCGGGACTGGCCGGTGGTCAAAAGACTGCGGGCGACCTGGGCGCCTGGATCGTCGTCGAGGACGAGTCCGGGCAAGGGGCTCAGGGCCGCCCGGGGCACGGACGTGGAGCAGACGCGGACACACTCCGGTGAGTGCTGCGCCGGCACAGCAGGGGCGGGTCACCGCCGCCCCGGCCTGCCACCGCGGCGGCTGTGTGTCCCGGCTGTTCTCCCGCACCCGCGTGGAACACCAGAAGTCCGGGGAGAACGCCTCCTTCACCGAGGCCGACTCCATCGCACTGCTCGATGCCGCGCATCGACGGTTGGGCGGCTCGGTCGTGCTGGTCTGGGACAACCTCAACCGGCACACCAGCGCGGCGATGCGCCGCCGCCTGTGTGGTCGGGACCGGCTCAGCGTGGTGCGTCTGCCCGCTCACTCACCCGGACTCAACCCGGTCGAGGGTGTGGGGGCGGTCCTCAAACGCGGTCTGGGCAACCTGGCGGTTGCCCACATCGACGAGCTTGCCGAACTGGTCGCCCGTCGGCTCGCACCGGTGCGGTGCCGGCCCGCCCTGATTGATGGATTCCTCGCCGGAGCCGGACTCACCCTTGAGCCGTAA
- a CDS encoding DUF3037 domain-containing protein, whose translation MTRVPYEYALLRVVPDLRRGETMNAGVVLYCQSRRFLAARVHLDSRRLRALAADADTDAVRAALRAVEAVCAAAPGAGPAGAEDAGRRFRWLTAPRSTVVQPGPVHTGLTLDPEAETDRLLDLLVR comes from the coding sequence ATGACCCGCGTCCCCTACGAGTACGCCCTGCTGCGCGTCGTTCCCGACCTGCGACGCGGCGAGACCATGAACGCGGGAGTCGTCCTGTACTGCCAGTCCCGCCGTTTCCTGGCCGCGCGTGTCCACCTCGATTCCCGCCGCCTGCGCGCGCTGGCGGCCGACGCCGACACCGACGCCGTGCGCGCCGCGCTGCGCGCCGTCGAGGCCGTCTGCGCCGCCGCGCCCGGGGCCGGGCCGGCCGGGGCCGAGGACGCGGGCCGCCGGTTCCGCTGGCTGACCGCTCCCCGCAGCACCGTCGTGCAGCCCGGCCCCGTGCACACCGGTCTCACCCTCGACCCGGAAGCCGAGACCGACCGCCTGCTGGACCTGCTGGTGCGCTGA
- a CDS encoding DEAD/DEAH box helicase — translation MLVVHAVWADDALTLWAEDSTGCAVTASRAAAAAHPYAADAETLRAALAAAAGEDPVAKAESGELEVCLPSTARHPLPSPALPPPPGTVAARPRALRRWRVDALVVRAGACALLAALRGTASADLALGADLAHLTAVHAFAEHLVAHARLAPLVVGEEPCARWRPLLTGADAAHFADLAAALPPAAYAHLDPAAPPDAAALVHAVLAALVDETARTALAADPPADAAPWTAALVGDEARARHLDPALADRLRESFDAAHRTTRPRLLLRLAEPDPEEAEDAWRLELWVQSAVDPSLRLPLRDLWRGEGGAWLGPDAETAALRALDRAARVFPPLTRALEMLAPDTVPLTLREAHAFVRAAAPRLDAAGVTVLLPAWSERAALGLRLTVRDRPPAGRGGVGADDLVDFSLEAALGGQRVDLDALAELARLKQPLVRLRGRWTMVDPAALRQTLEFLRRRGRGRMRRSQALALALSPAPETPAPIESADADGALGALLRGDSEHRLTPLATPPGFHGELRPYQRRGAAWLRFLGDLGLGAILADDMGLGKTVQLLALLADERARGTAGPTLMVCPVSLTGNWLREAARFTPGLRVRLHHGPDRPHGNDLARLLGRTDLLVTTYGVVSRDADELAAIPWRRVVCDEAQAIKNSGTRQARAVRGLRAETRIALTGTPVENNLGELWSIMEFANPGLLGPAARFDRAAGAGDDGGRAAALLRRRTGPFVLRRLKTDRAIISDLPDKQEMRTWCTLTPEQASLYRAAVDEMTERLDDTDGIQRRGLVLATLSRLKQICNHPAQFLGDGSPLAGRSGKLERLEHLLAEALAAGDKALCFTQYTAFGDRLAPHLAEVLGREVLWLHGGTPRPRREEMMRRFQESPEPMVFLLSLKAAGTGLNLTAANHVVHVDRWWNPAVENQATDRAFRIGQRRDVQVRKLVCVGTVEERVDELIERKKALAESAVGAGEEWLTELSVAELREVVRLAPEAVAG, via the coding sequence GTGCTGGTGGTGCACGCGGTCTGGGCCGACGACGCGCTCACCCTGTGGGCCGAGGACTCCACCGGCTGCGCCGTCACCGCCTCGCGCGCCGCCGCGGCGGCGCACCCCTACGCGGCCGACGCCGAGACCCTGCGCGCCGCCCTGGCCGCGGCGGCCGGGGAGGATCCCGTCGCCAAGGCCGAGTCCGGGGAACTGGAGGTGTGCCTGCCCAGCACCGCACGGCACCCGCTGCCCTCCCCCGCGCTGCCGCCCCCTCCCGGCACGGTCGCCGCGCGCCCCCGCGCGCTGCGGCGCTGGCGGGTGGACGCCCTGGTCGTCCGCGCGGGCGCCTGCGCCCTGCTGGCCGCGCTGCGCGGGACCGCCTCTGCCGACCTGGCGCTCGGCGCGGACCTGGCCCACCTGACCGCGGTGCACGCCTTCGCCGAGCACCTGGTCGCCCACGCCCGCCTGGCCCCGCTCGTCGTCGGCGAGGAGCCGTGCGCCCGCTGGCGGCCCCTGCTGACCGGCGCCGACGCCGCGCACTTCGCCGACCTGGCCGCCGCCCTGCCCCCGGCCGCCTACGCCCACCTCGACCCCGCCGCGCCCCCCGACGCCGCCGCCCTGGTCCACGCCGTACTGGCCGCGCTGGTCGACGAGACCGCGCGCACCGCGCTCGCCGCCGACCCGCCGGCGGACGCGGCCCCGTGGACGGCCGCGCTCGTCGGCGACGAGGCGCGCGCCCGCCACCTCGACCCCGCGCTCGCCGACCGGCTGCGCGAGTCGTTCGACGCCGCCCACCGCACCACCCGCCCCCGGCTGCTGCTGCGCCTGGCCGAACCCGATCCGGAGGAGGCCGAGGACGCCTGGCGCCTGGAGTTGTGGGTGCAGTCGGCCGTCGACCCCAGCCTGCGGCTGCCGCTGCGCGACCTGTGGCGCGGCGAGGGCGGCGCCTGGCTCGGACCCGACGCCGAGACGGCGGCGCTGCGCGCACTCGACCGCGCCGCCCGCGTCTTCCCCCCGCTCACCCGCGCCCTGGAGATGCTGGCCCCCGACACGGTCCCCCTCACCCTGCGCGAGGCCCACGCCTTCGTCCGCGCCGCCGCGCCCCGCCTGGACGCGGCGGGCGTCACCGTGCTGCTGCCCGCCTGGAGCGAGCGGGCGGCACTCGGTCTGAGGCTGACCGTCCGCGACCGCCCCCCGGCGGGCCGCGGCGGCGTGGGCGCCGACGACCTGGTCGACTTCTCCCTGGAGGCCGCGCTCGGCGGCCAGCGGGTCGACCTCGACGCCCTCGCCGAACTGGCCCGCCTCAAGCAGCCCCTGGTGCGGCTGCGCGGCCGGTGGACGATGGTCGACCCGGCCGCGCTGCGCCAGACCCTGGAGTTCCTGCGCCGCCGGGGCCGCGGCCGGATGCGCCGCTCCCAGGCACTGGCGCTGGCGCTGTCCCCCGCGCCCGAGACTCCCGCCCCGATCGAGTCGGCCGACGCCGACGGCGCGCTGGGCGCGCTGCTCAGGGGCGACTCCGAGCACCGCCTCACCCCGCTCGCCACCCCGCCCGGCTTCCACGGCGAACTGCGCCCCTACCAGCGCAGGGGCGCGGCCTGGCTGCGTTTCCTCGGCGACCTCGGGCTCGGCGCGATCCTCGCCGACGACATGGGACTGGGCAAGACCGTGCAACTGCTGGCGCTGCTCGCCGACGAGCGCGCCCGCGGAACCGCCGGGCCGACCCTGATGGTCTGCCCCGTCTCCCTCACCGGCAACTGGCTGCGCGAGGCCGCCCGGTTCACCCCCGGTTTGCGGGTGCGCCTGCACCACGGCCCCGACCGCCCCCACGGCAACGACCTGGCCCGGCTGCTCGGGCGGACCGACCTGCTGGTGACCACCTACGGGGTGGTCTCCCGCGACGCCGACGAACTGGCCGCCATCCCGTGGCGGCGGGTGGTCTGCGACGAGGCGCAGGCGATCAAGAACAGCGGAACCCGCCAGGCCCGCGCGGTCCGCGGTCTGCGGGCCGAGACCCGGATCGCGCTGACCGGCACCCCGGTCGAGAACAACCTGGGCGAACTGTGGTCGATCATGGAGTTCGCCAACCCCGGCCTGCTGGGCCCGGCCGCGCGGTTCGACCGCGCCGCCGGGGCGGGCGACGACGGCGGGCGGGCCGCCGCCCTGCTGCGCCGCCGCACCGGCCCGTTCGTCCTGCGCCGCCTCAAGACCGACCGCGCGATCATCTCCGACCTGCCCGACAAGCAGGAGATGCGCACCTGGTGCACGCTCACCCCCGAACAGGCGTCGCTGTACCGGGCGGCGGTGGACGAGATGACCGAACGGCTCGACGACACCGACGGCATCCAGCGCAGGGGCCTGGTGCTGGCGACGCTGTCCCGGCTCAAGCAGATCTGCAACCACCCGGCGCAGTTCCTCGGCGACGGCTCGCCGCTGGCGGGGCGCTCCGGCAAACTGGAGCGGCTGGAACACCTGCTGGCCGAGGCGCTCGCCGCGGGCGACAAGGCGCTGTGCTTCACCCAGTACACCGCGTTCGGGGACCGGCTCGCCCCCCATCTCGCCGAGGTGCTGGGACGCGAGGTGCTGTGGCTGCACGGCGGCACGCCGCGGCCCCGCCGCGAGGAGATGATGCGCCGTTTCCAGGAGTCGCCGGAGCCGATGGTGTTCCTGCTGTCGCTGAAGGCCGCGGGCACCGGGCTGAATCTCACCGCCGCCAACCACGTGGTCCACGTGGACCGGTGGTGGAACCCGGCGGTGGAGAACCAGGCCACCGACCGCGCGTTTCGCATCGGGCAGCGGCGCGACGTGCAGGTGCGCAAGCTGGTGTGCGTGGGAACGGTGGAGGAGCGGGTGGACGAGCTGATCGAACGCAAAAAGGCGCTCGCCGAGAGCGCGGTGGGCGCCGGGGAGGAGTGGCTGACCGAACTGTCGGTGGCCGAACTGCGCGAGGTGGTGCGCCTGGCCCCCGAGGCGGTGGCCGGGTGA
- a CDS encoding transposase translates to MASPPPSTCASTGSAAPALRANAAPSPNRSTDSPAPTPHHHQTLEAVALWLVGRPGARLARTLCAPTSPNSLIRILHALPDEPPTSVSRLLGADDFALKRGHVHATILLDMETGRRIDVLPDRTADPFAAWLRDHPGVEIVCRDRASAYAEAAHSAVPGAVQVADRFHLWKNLCEAVDKCVAAHRGCLAEPASEPAQTDTEPTPTPAAIEGSGCSQAETTCCGPRPAGQGDRVSRRSPMPWVSTAGPSAATRTPRPRRTCPPATDAGPPSSTPTRPTRTSGGTRDTRTRSGCARRSASGATRAANTPGDLEPLRTSGRPAPPVPEALTVRQATGPITSPPSRLKPEEEVRLKELLSRCPQLEQVAKCVRSFATMMREKEEAGPEDVAGQRRGDREAADAEPHPRAAPGLRRGDHRTHPGMELRPCGRQRVPDQGAQKGPGTAVPDSSCRAAASSTHRDRTRRPHTDWIRAIPGGR, encoded by the coding sequence GTGGCCAGCCCACCGCCATCCACCTGCGCGTCCACCGGTTCCGCTGCGCCAGCACTGCGTGCGAACGCCGCACCTTCGCCGAACAGGTCGACGGACTCACCCGCCCCCACACCCCACCACCACCAGACTCTGGAGGCCGTCGCGCTCTGGCTGGTCGGACGCCCCGGAGCCCGCCTGGCCCGCACGCTCTGCGCCCCCACCAGCCCGAACTCCCTGATCAGGATCCTGCACGCCCTGCCCGACGAGCCGCCGACCAGCGTTTCCCGCCTCCTGGGGGCGGATGACTTCGCCCTCAAACGCGGCCACGTCCACGCCACGATCCTGCTGGACATGGAGACCGGCCGCCGCATCGACGTCCTTCCCGACCGCACGGCCGACCCCTTCGCCGCCTGGCTGCGCGACCACCCAGGCGTGGAGATCGTGTGCCGGGACCGGGCCAGCGCCTACGCCGAGGCCGCCCATTCCGCCGTACCCGGCGCGGTGCAGGTCGCGGACCGCTTCCACCTGTGGAAAAACCTGTGCGAGGCGGTCGACAAGTGCGTGGCCGCCCACCGCGGCTGCCTCGCCGAACCAGCCTCCGAACCCGCGCAGACCGACACGGAGCCAACGCCGACCCCGGCAGCGATAGAGGGTTCGGGCTGCTCACAGGCGGAAACGACATGCTGCGGTCCACGCCCTGCCGGACAAGGGGACCGGGTATCTCGGCGATCGCCGATGCCCTGGGTTTCGACCGCAGGACCGTCCGCCGCTACGCGCACGCCCCGACCCCGGAGGACCTGCCCGCCGGCGACGGACGCCGGGCCACCCTCCTCCACCCCTACCCGGCCTACCCGCACCAGTGGTGGAACGAGGGATACACGGACGCGGTCCGGCTGTGCGCGGAGATCCGCGAGCGGGGCTACCAGGGCAGCGAACACACCCGGCGACCTCGAGCCGCTCCGGACCAGCGGGCGGCCCGCACCCCCGGTGCCCGAGGCGCTGACCGTCCGCCAGGCCACCGGACCGATCACCAGCCCGCCCAGCCGGTTGAAACCCGAGGAGGAGGTGCGGTTGAAGGAGCTGCTGAGCCGGTGTCCGCAGCTGGAGCAGGTTGCTAAGTGCGTGCGCTCCTTCGCCACGATGATGCGGGAGAAAGAAGAGGCAGGACCTGAAGACGTGGCTGGCCAGCGCCGAGGCGACCGAGAGGCAGCCGATGCAGAGCCTCACCCGCGGGCTGCGCCAGGACTTCGACGCGGTGACCACCGGACTCACCCCGGAATGGAACTCCGACCGTGTGGAAGGCAACGTGTGCCGGATCAAGGCGCTCAAAAAGGGCCGGGGACGGCCGTGCCGGACTCGAGCTGCCGCGCCGCCGCATCCTCTACACACCGTGACAGAACGCGGCGGCCTCACACAGACTGGATCAGAGCCATTCCTGGTGGCCGCTGA
- a CDS encoding DUF5685 family protein, whose protein sequence is MFGILRPCRHSLPGDLAAQWLSHLCGLCLALRDEHGQAARVATNYDGLVISVLVAAQTRTEGGTRIAGPCPLRGMRRAEVAEGAGARLAASVSLLLASAKVSDHLADGDGMYGRRPVRGVARRVAARWAAGAQDTGRRLGFDAGALMAVVERQAEVEARTGPGADLLAVTAPTEEATAEAFAHTALLAARPGNEAPLREAGRLFGRVAHLLDAVEDLEADRESGAWNPISATGTDITRVRGLCDDAVLGVRLALAEAEFTDSRLVHALLVHELRRSVRRVFAAAGHETEHARCAAHHPGGPHPHTRPGEHGDDPHEGTGHDGGRHADQGTWCCTTPETEYPPRRRGLLAGCGVAVFMLCTGQVCCRNPFPGPWQGGPRQSCCSAVCDACDACSPGCESCRTCLHCGDRCCSCDADCCCCPCD, encoded by the coding sequence GTGTTCGGAATCCTGCGGCCGTGTCGGCACTCCCTGCCCGGCGACCTGGCCGCCCAGTGGCTGTCCCACCTGTGCGGCCTGTGCCTGGCACTGCGCGACGAGCACGGCCAGGCGGCGCGGGTGGCCACCAACTACGACGGACTGGTGATCTCGGTCCTGGTGGCCGCCCAGACCAGGACGGAAGGAGGCACCCGGATCGCGGGGCCGTGCCCGCTGCGGGGAATGCGCCGGGCCGAGGTCGCCGAGGGCGCGGGGGCCCGGCTGGCGGCGTCGGTGTCGCTGCTGCTGGCCTCCGCCAAGGTCAGCGACCACCTCGCGGACGGCGACGGCATGTACGGGCGGCGGCCGGTGCGCGGCGTGGCGCGGCGGGTCGCCGCACGCTGGGCGGCGGGCGCCCAGGACACCGGGCGGCGACTGGGATTCGACGCGGGTGCGCTCATGGCGGTGGTGGAACGGCAGGCCGAGGTGGAGGCCCGGACCGGACCCGGCGCGGACCTGCTGGCCGTCACCGCGCCGACCGAGGAGGCGACGGCCGAGGCGTTCGCCCACACCGCGCTGCTGGCCGCACGCCCCGGCAACGAGGCCCCGCTGCGCGAGGCGGGACGGCTGTTCGGCCGGGTGGCGCACCTGCTGGACGCGGTGGAGGACCTGGAAGCCGACCGGGAGTCGGGGGCGTGGAACCCCATCTCCGCCACGGGAACGGACATCACCCGGGTACGCGGGCTGTGCGACGACGCGGTGCTGGGAGTGCGACTGGCCCTGGCGGAGGCCGAGTTCACCGACAGCCGCCTGGTCCACGCCCTGCTGGTGCACGAACTGCGCAGATCGGTGCGGCGGGTGTTCGCGGCGGCGGGACACGAAACAGAGCACGCGCGCTGCGCGGCCCACCACCCCGGCGGCCCCCACCCGCACACCCGCCCCGGCGAGCACGGCGACGACCCGCACGAGGGGACCGGACACGACGGGGGACGCCACGCCGACCAGGGCACCTGGTGCTGCACCACCCCCGAGACCGAGTACCCGCCGCGGCGCCGCGGCCTCCTCGCGGGCTGCGGGGTGGCGGTGTTCATGCTGTGCACCGGACAGGTGTGCTGCCGAAACCCCTTCCCCGGACCGTGGCAGGGCGGCCCCCGCCAGTCGTGCTGCTCGGCGGTGTGCGACGCGTGCGACGCCTGCTCGCCGGGGTGCGAGAGCTGCCGGACCTGCCTGCACTGCGGCGACCGCTGCTGCTCGTGCGACGCCGACTGCTGCTGCTGTCCCTGCGACTGA